The following proteins are co-located in the Paenibacillus sp. JNUCC32 genome:
- the ligD gene encoding non-homologous end-joining DNA ligase: MARTVKGTLTIEGQEIQITNPDKPLWPEVGITKAMYLQKLAAISPFLLRYCRGRLLTTIRYPHGAQGESFYQKNAPEPLPPFVQTYVHENINYVLLNGLPELLWLGNLAALEFHPSLHLAGSHLPCEWMIDLDPTLPEEPRIMEATAIVGDVLSSLGLSSVPKTSGATGVQIIVPIPEGVTFDELRTVGQFVGQYVTEKFPKLFTIERLKKNRGDKIYFDYLQHYSGRTLAAPYTPRARRLGTVSTPLTWDEVRQDVSPTEFHLLNIEERLREKGDLLQTLPPQPIENVIRHLKPKGKAASKRKG, from the coding sequence AATTACAAATCCCGACAAACCGCTGTGGCCGGAGGTCGGCATTACCAAGGCAATGTATTTGCAAAAGCTTGCGGCCATCTCGCCTTTCTTGCTCCGGTACTGCCGGGGCAGGCTGCTCACGACCATCCGGTATCCGCACGGAGCCCAAGGCGAATCCTTCTACCAGAAAAACGCACCCGAGCCGCTGCCGCCCTTTGTTCAGACTTATGTGCACGAAAATATTAACTACGTGCTGCTCAACGGGCTGCCGGAGCTGCTCTGGCTGGGGAATCTGGCTGCGCTTGAGTTTCACCCTTCCCTGCATCTGGCAGGCAGCCATCTGCCCTGCGAATGGATGATCGATTTGGATCCCACGCTCCCGGAGGAGCCCCGGATTATGGAGGCGACGGCCATTGTAGGGGACGTGCTGAGCTCCCTGGGCCTGTCCTCCGTCCCAAAAACCTCGGGAGCGACCGGAGTGCAGATCATCGTTCCGATTCCGGAAGGCGTAACGTTCGATGAACTTCGAACGGTTGGCCAATTCGTGGGCCAATACGTGACGGAGAAGTTCCCGAAGCTGTTCACCATCGAGCGGCTGAAGAAGAACCGCGGCGATAAAATCTACTTCGATTATCTTCAGCACTACAGCGGGAGGACGCTCGCCGCTCCTTATACCCCGCGGGCCCGGCGGCTCGGGACCGTCTCCACGCCGCTCACGTGGGACGAAGTCCGCCAGGACGTTTCTCCCACGGAGTTTCACCTGCTGAACATCGAAGAACGGCTGAGGGAAAAGGGCGACCTGCTGCAGACCCTGCCGCCCCAACCGATCGAGAATGTCATCCGGCATCTGAAGCCAAAGGGTAAGGCAGCGTCAAAAAGGAAAGGATAG